One genomic segment of Kineosporia sp. NBRC 101731 includes these proteins:
- a CDS encoding DUF1338 family protein, producing MRTMTSAQVRAAFAIRLARIYGEEVPLYTTLVEVSQQVNRDVIAARGSSALQLGGVERVTAERHGAIRVGTPDELHQVGRIFAAMGMHPVGFYDLREAAPDPVPVVSTAFRPIDPDELEFNPFRVFTSVLVPDDPRFFGSGLQEELTAFLARRQLFPPELMPLADTLAAEGELPTEQAEQFLKLAASAFELSPEPVDHAWYRRLERVSSVAADIGGVTTTHVNHLTPRVLDIDELYRRMTALGVTMIPSIQGPPRWGGPDVLLRQTSFRALDEARPMRFEDGSVRAGTLRVRFGEVEQRAIALTPAGRDLIESFDTQIHQKMRDEHHGERAQVTESVWRAGMPASEEGLLAQDLGYFRFAPGHPVDASVHGSPLSALELVRSGALIATPIVYEDFLPRSAAGIFSSNLTGAGAMDAEQAGTVRDAAWISQALGKPVHSGEALYERQSRESLVKAVKTLGLNPSSIRELALPPLPAHLALP from the coding sequence ATGCGCACGATGACCTCGGCCCAGGTACGAGCCGCCTTCGCTATCCGGCTGGCCCGGATCTACGGCGAGGAGGTGCCGCTCTACACCACGCTGGTCGAGGTGTCGCAGCAGGTCAACCGCGATGTGATTGCCGCAAGGGGATCGAGCGCGCTGCAGCTGGGCGGTGTGGAACGGGTCACGGCCGAACGGCACGGGGCGATCCGGGTCGGTACGCCGGACGAGCTGCACCAGGTGGGGCGCATCTTCGCGGCGATGGGCATGCATCCCGTCGGCTTCTACGACCTGCGCGAGGCCGCGCCCGACCCGGTGCCGGTGGTCTCCACGGCCTTCCGCCCGATCGATCCGGACGAGCTGGAGTTCAACCCGTTCCGGGTGTTCACGTCAGTGCTGGTGCCCGACGACCCGCGATTCTTCGGATCCGGCCTGCAGGAGGAGCTGACCGCGTTCCTGGCCCGGCGGCAGCTGTTCCCGCCGGAGCTGATGCCACTCGCCGACACCCTGGCCGCCGAGGGCGAGCTGCCCACCGAGCAGGCCGAGCAGTTCCTGAAACTGGCCGCCTCCGCCTTCGAGCTCTCCCCCGAGCCGGTCGATCACGCCTGGTACCGCCGCCTGGAGCGGGTCTCGAGCGTGGCCGCCGACATCGGCGGTGTCACCACCACCCATGTCAATCACCTCACACCGCGGGTGCTCGACATCGATGAGCTCTACCGCCGGATGACCGCCCTGGGCGTCACCATGATCCCGTCGATCCAGGGTCCGCCGCGCTGGGGAGGCCCGGACGTACTGTTGCGCCAGACCTCGTTCCGGGCACTCGACGAGGCCCGGCCGATGCGCTTCGAGGACGGTTCGGTACGAGCCGGCACCCTACGGGTGCGTTTCGGAGAGGTGGAGCAGCGGGCGATCGCCCTGACCCCCGCCGGGCGGGATCTGATCGAGAGTTTCGACACGCAGATCCACCAGAAAATGAGGGACGAACATCACGGCGAACGCGCTCAGGTCACCGAGAGCGTCTGGCGGGCAGGGATGCCCGCGAGCGAGGAGGGCCTGCTCGCCCAGGATCTGGGGTACTTCCGCTTCGCTCCCGGTCACCCCGTGGACGCAAGCGTTCACGGGTCGCCCCTTTCGGCCCTTGAACTGGTGCGATCGGGGGCACTGATCGCGACGCCGATCGTCTACGAGGACTTCCTGCCCCGCTCTGCCGCAGGCATCTTCAGCTCGAATCTGACGGGCGCGGGTGCGATGGACGCAGAACAGGCCGGTACCGTACGCGACGCCGCCTGGATCTCGCAGGCCTTGGGGAAGCCTGTGCATTCGGGGGAGGCGCTCTACGAGCGACAGTCCCGTGAGAGTCTGGTGAAAGCCGTCAAGACACTGGGGCTGAACCCTTCGAGCATCCGCGAGCTGGCGCTGCCGCCACTCCCGGCACACCTGGCCTTACCGTAA
- a CDS encoding AMP-binding protein, whose translation MSAQTVQTERHVDPLAYADVETGSVARLHHVVTSQPGALAVHDDELRLTYGEFALRVAAVRRQVRAAAAGSPAQRPVALLYSHGAAAVAALWGIVTSGHPILVLDPRTPPARLQAFVERVDVQLCLTDQANAEAAAQLVGQVVVDGSAENCGTESDLEDLWATGPQPTDAAAYAFTSGSTGRPKVVVNDHRMLVRDAWANASASHCYGADDVVAHTLPMAFHAGLMATCAGILVGTTMAMYDIRSRGIGSLPAWIEQNNVTIVQASPAILRNFVGISPNPQLLRRLTSVTIAGEAAYGPDIEAARALLPPGCLIRNRYGSSETGLLTEYRVDSTHPAIEGLLPVGQPMPDIDLTLVDENGTPVPVTGSGTVTLTGRNFAVGYLGDQAATDAAFTPTPLSTDGSRTYRSSDVGTVDQNGALRLLGRRDHSVKIRGYLVEPGEIDAALSALDDITESLTVGAGKGDENGGKRLVSYIVSTAERPSAASVRQRLTEVLPSYMVPESIVFIEALPRTDRGKLDRAGLPEAPQVRAGATKEHLSEWQEVVRALWCSVLALPEISLNDDFFELGGDSLAAESLMSRMHSELGVSTSEAQTTVLVQAPTLGEFAERVTRKVDAANQTLIPLRARGSRPPLFLLTGGGGLGVTLVPLVRHLPDDQPVYALQAYGLEARGIPDWTVEASARRHIKMLRQIQPNGPYFIGGHSFGGVVATEVAHQLRDAGEEIGLLIVLDSFPPDRKSHANSEGSTVQRLKTALGVATTGLRGTPGDDQYWRFWRQSNYLHRMYKGKPFDGETLVIVAADSEEKEDRRAWAPYLTGTWRLTHVPGDHMSILRDPFALKTSEVIWEALEPAQKRTPAGTRRRREQARPRLFRRSKSWPNQY comes from the coding sequence ATGAGCGCGCAAACCGTTCAGACGGAGCGCCATGTCGATCCGCTGGCGTATGCGGACGTCGAGACGGGCAGCGTCGCTCGGCTACACCACGTAGTTACTTCTCAGCCCGGTGCACTCGCCGTGCACGACGACGAGCTGCGCCTGACCTATGGCGAGTTCGCCCTGCGCGTCGCCGCGGTGAGGCGTCAGGTGCGGGCCGCGGCGGCCGGTTCGCCGGCGCAGCGACCGGTCGCCCTGCTGTACTCGCACGGCGCCGCCGCTGTCGCCGCGCTGTGGGGCATCGTCACCTCCGGTCACCCCATCCTGGTGCTCGACCCCCGCACTCCCCCGGCCCGGCTACAGGCCTTCGTCGAGCGGGTGGACGTGCAGCTGTGCCTGACCGATCAGGCCAACGCGGAGGCCGCGGCGCAGCTCGTGGGCCAGGTAGTGGTCGACGGTTCCGCCGAGAACTGCGGTACTGAGTCCGATCTCGAAGATCTCTGGGCCACCGGCCCGCAACCCACCGACGCGGCCGCCTACGCCTTCACCTCCGGTTCCACCGGGCGTCCCAAGGTCGTCGTCAACGACCACCGCATGCTGGTGCGCGACGCCTGGGCCAATGCCAGTGCCTCCCACTGCTACGGCGCCGACGACGTGGTGGCCCACACCCTGCCGATGGCCTTCCACGCCGGGCTGATGGCCACCTGCGCCGGCATCCTGGTCGGCACCACGATGGCCATGTACGACATCCGCAGTCGCGGCATCGGCTCCCTGCCGGCCTGGATCGAGCAGAACAACGTCACGATCGTGCAGGCCAGCCCGGCCATTCTGCGCAATTTCGTGGGTATTTCGCCGAACCCGCAGCTCCTGCGGCGTCTCACCAGCGTCACGATCGCCGGTGAGGCCGCGTACGGGCCCGACATCGAGGCCGCCCGCGCGCTGCTGCCGCCCGGCTGCCTGATCCGCAACCGGTACGGCTCGTCCGAGACCGGTCTGCTCACCGAGTACCGGGTGGACAGCACCCATCCGGCAATCGAGGGTCTGCTGCCGGTCGGGCAGCCCATGCCCGACATCGACCTGACGCTGGTCGACGAGAACGGAACCCCGGTGCCCGTAACGGGCTCCGGCACCGTGACACTGACCGGGCGGAACTTTGCCGTGGGCTACCTGGGCGACCAGGCCGCCACCGACGCGGCCTTCACCCCCACCCCCCTCAGCACCGACGGCTCCCGCACCTATCGCAGCAGCGATGTCGGCACGGTCGACCAGAACGGTGCGCTGCGCCTGCTGGGCCGCCGCGACCACAGTGTGAAGATCCGCGGCTACCTGGTGGAACCGGGCGAGATCGACGCGGCGCTCTCGGCGCTGGACGACATCACCGAATCCCTGACTGTCGGCGCCGGGAAGGGCGACGAGAACGGGGGCAAGCGCCTGGTCTCGTACATCGTGTCGACGGCCGAGCGGCCGAGCGCGGCCTCGGTGCGGCAGCGGCTGACCGAGGTGCTGCCCTCGTACATGGTTCCCGAGAGCATCGTGTTCATCGAGGCCCTGCCCCGTACCGACCGCGGCAAGCTCGACCGGGCCGGGCTGCCCGAAGCTCCGCAGGTGCGGGCCGGTGCCACCAAGGAGCACCTGTCCGAGTGGCAGGAAGTGGTTCGCGCGCTCTGGTGCAGTGTGCTCGCCCTACCCGAGATCAGCCTGAACGACGACTTCTTCGAGCTCGGGGGCGACTCACTGGCCGCCGAGAGCCTGATGAGCCGGATGCACTCCGAGCTCGGGGTCTCGACCAGCGAGGCGCAGACCACCGTGCTGGTGCAGGCACCTACCCTGGGCGAGTTCGCCGAGCGGGTCACACGTAAGGTCGATGCCGCCAACCAGACCCTGATTCCGTTGCGGGCCAGGGGTTCCCGTCCTCCGCTGTTTCTGCTGACCGGGGGCGGCGGGCTCGGCGTGACGCTGGTGCCGCTGGTGCGTCACCTGCCCGACGACCAGCCGGTCTACGCGCTGCAGGCCTACGGGCTGGAGGCGCGCGGCATCCCGGACTGGACGGTCGAGGCCTCGGCCCGCCGCCACATCAAGATGCTGCGCCAGATTCAGCCCAACGGGCCCTATTTCATCGGTGGGCACTCGTTCGGCGGGGTGGTCGCGACCGAGGTCGCGCACCAGCTGCGCGACGCCGGCGAGGAGATCGGCCTGCTGATCGTGCTGGACTCGTTCCCGCCGGACCGGAAATCACACGCCAATTCCGAGGGTTCGACGGTACAGCGGCTGAAGACGGCCCTCGGCGTGGCCACCACGGGCCTGCGCGGCACCCCCGGCGACGACCAGTACTGGCGGTTCTGGCGGCAGAGCAACTACCTGCACCGCATGTACAAGGGCAAGCCGTTCGACGGCGAGACGCTCGTGATCGTGGCCGCCGACAGTGAGGAGAAGGAGGACCGCCGCGCCTGGGCGCCCTACCTGACCGGCACCTGGCGGCTCACCCACGTGCCCGGCGACCACATGTCGATCCTGCGGGACCCGTTCGCCCTCAAGACGTCCGAGGTGATCTGGGAAGCGCTGGAACCGGCCCAGAAGCGCACCCCGGCGGGCACCCGCCGCCGTCGGGAACAGGCGCGTCCCCGGTTGTTCCGCCGCAGCAAGTCCTGGCCGAATCAGTACTAG
- a CDS encoding FAD-binding oxidoreductase, translating to MATTSSRAPRPVPPAQADVVVIGGGVMGLSTAYHLAAAGVENVVLLESGQLGSGSTGKAAGGVRALFSDEVNIRLGLRGLETLRRFGQDFGQDIDLDISGYLFLLDNDADLAAFEAGVELQNALGVPSRMIDVEEARRLSPPISPEGLRGALFSPDAGHCTPESVVAGYTGAARKLGVTILTGTPATGVFTEGGEIQAVLSPAGRIRTNTVICAAGAWSGRIADWAGVDLPVRPLRRQIAVTTPVADLPPDLPFTIDFGTSFYFHREGPGLLLGGTEKEDTWGFDQSPTQDWLDDLASAMAVRVPSLGSVGIRRGWAGLYEMTPDHNALIGEAPGLSRFLYCTGFSGHGFLMGPAAGEVMRDLYLGVTPSIDVSGLSAERFTHEQLRPEHNVI from the coding sequence ATGGCCACCACGTCGTCACGCGCGCCGCGTCCCGTTCCCCCCGCCCAGGCCGACGTGGTCGTGATCGGGGGTGGGGTGATGGGGCTGAGCACGGCCTACCATCTCGCGGCCGCCGGGGTGGAGAACGTGGTTCTGCTCGAGAGCGGTCAGCTGGGCAGCGGCTCCACCGGGAAGGCGGCCGGCGGGGTGCGGGCCCTGTTCTCGGACGAGGTGAACATCCGGCTCGGGTTGCGGGGACTGGAGACCCTCCGGCGGTTCGGGCAGGACTTCGGCCAGGACATCGACCTCGACATCAGTGGCTACCTGTTCCTTCTCGACAACGACGCCGACCTGGCCGCGTTCGAGGCCGGGGTGGAACTGCAGAACGCGCTCGGCGTGCCCAGCCGGATGATCGATGTCGAGGAGGCCCGGCGCCTGTCTCCACCGATCAGCCCGGAGGGTCTGCGGGGTGCGCTCTTCTCCCCCGATGCCGGGCACTGCACGCCGGAGTCGGTCGTGGCCGGATACACCGGCGCAGCCAGGAAACTCGGTGTCACGATCCTCACCGGCACCCCGGCCACGGGGGTCTTCACCGAGGGCGGCGAGATCCAGGCCGTACTCAGCCCGGCCGGGCGCATCCGCACGAACACCGTGATCTGCGCCGCCGGGGCCTGGTCGGGCCGCATCGCCGACTGGGCGGGTGTGGACCTTCCGGTGCGTCCGCTGCGCCGCCAGATCGCCGTCACCACACCGGTTGCGGACCTTCCGCCCGACCTTCCCTTCACCATCGACTTCGGCACGTCGTTCTACTTCCACCGGGAAGGGCCGGGGCTGCTGCTCGGTGGTACGGAGAAGGAGGACACCTGGGGCTTCGACCAGAGCCCGACGCAGGACTGGCTGGACGACCTGGCCTCGGCGATGGCCGTGCGGGTGCCCAGCCTGGGATCGGTGGGCATCCGGCGGGGCTGGGCCGGGCTCTACGAGATGACGCCCGACCACAACGCCCTGATCGGTGAGGCCCCGGGCCTGTCCCGCTTCCTCTACTGCACCGGTTTCTCCGGGCACGGCTTCCTGATGGGCCCGGCGGCGGGTGAGGTGATGCGCGACCTCTACCTCGGCGTGACTCCGTCCATCGATGTAAGCGGACTGTCGGCAGAGCGTTTCACCCATGAGCAACTACGCCCCGAGCACAACGTGATCTGA
- a CDS encoding aldehyde dehydrogenase family protein encodes MTTSNRIPGAETLTLRARTAAERCGVEPGALSGSRPVFSPVNGLPMGGVEWSPKIEDAVARSRAAFLRWRRVPAPARGAVVKRFGELLTAAKSDLATLVSLEAGKITSEALGEVQEMIDVCDFAVGLSRQLYGRTMTSERPGHRLSETWHPLGVVGVISAFNFPVAVWSWNTALALVCGDTVIWKPSEKTPFTALAAQALLRTALEEQGYPHDIAQLVLGDGELGEQLAGHPDIALVSATGSTRMGRDVGPRVAQRFGRSLLELGGNNAAVITPSADLDLAVRGIVFSAAGTAGQRCTTMRRVIAHHSIIDELADRLTAVYERLPVGDPTTDGILVGPLIDASSSSAMSNALQTARDQGGTVIAGGTRELQNQAPEAHYRRPALVRLPEQTPIVYTETFAPILYLLPYDDFADAIAMNNAVPQGLSSSVFTRDQAEAELFTSAEGSDCGIVNVNIGTSGAEIGGAFGGEKETGGGRESGSDAWRAYMRRATNTVNYSGELPLAQGVDFSV; translated from the coding sequence ATGACGACCAGCAACCGCATTCCCGGGGCCGAGACCCTGACCCTGCGGGCCCGCACCGCCGCCGAGCGCTGCGGGGTGGAGCCTGGCGCGCTGAGTGGGTCGCGGCCGGTGTTCTCCCCGGTCAACGGGCTGCCGATGGGCGGGGTGGAGTGGAGCCCCAAAATTGAGGACGCCGTTGCCCGTTCGCGGGCGGCTTTCCTTCGGTGGCGGCGGGTTCCGGCGCCGGCGCGGGGTGCCGTGGTCAAGCGGTTCGGCGAGTTGCTGACCGCGGCCAAGAGCGATCTGGCCACGCTGGTGAGTCTGGAGGCGGGCAAGATCACCTCGGAGGCGCTCGGCGAGGTGCAGGAGATGATCGATGTCTGCGACTTCGCGGTGGGCCTGTCACGGCAGCTGTACGGCCGCACCATGACCTCGGAGCGGCCCGGGCACCGGCTGAGCGAGACCTGGCACCCCCTGGGCGTGGTCGGGGTGATCAGCGCGTTCAACTTCCCGGTGGCGGTCTGGTCGTGGAACACCGCGCTGGCTCTGGTCTGCGGCGACACGGTGATCTGGAAACCCTCCGAGAAAACGCCGTTCACCGCGCTGGCCGCGCAGGCGCTGCTGCGCACGGCGCTCGAGGAGCAGGGCTACCCGCACGACATTGCCCAGCTGGTGCTCGGCGACGGTGAGCTCGGCGAACAGCTGGCCGGGCATCCCGACATCGCCCTGGTCAGCGCCACCGGCTCGACCAGGATGGGTCGCGACGTGGGGCCGCGGGTGGCCCAGCGGTTCGGGCGCAGCCTGCTGGAGCTCGGCGGGAACAACGCCGCGGTGATCACCCCCTCGGCCGATCTCGACCTGGCCGTGCGCGGAATCGTCTTCTCCGCCGCCGGTACCGCCGGGCAGCGCTGCACCACGATGCGCCGGGTGATCGCCCACCACAGCATCATCGATGAGCTCGCGGACCGGCTGACGGCGGTCTACGAACGGCTTCCCGTCGGCGACCCGACGACCGACGGGATCCTGGTCGGGCCCTTGATCGACGCGTCCTCCAGCTCTGCCATGTCGAATGCCCTGCAGACCGCGCGGGACCAGGGCGGAACGGTGATCGCCGGCGGCACCCGGGAACTTCAGAACCAGGCCCCGGAGGCCCATTACCGGCGCCCGGCGCTGGTGCGCCTGCCGGAGCAGACCCCGATCGTGTACACCGAGACCTTCGCGCCCATCCTCTACCTGCTGCCCTACGACGACTTCGCCGACGCGATCGCCATGAACAACGCCGTGCCGCAGGGGCTCTCGTCGTCGGTGTTCACCCGCGACCAGGCCGAGGCCGAGCTGTTCACCTCGGCCGAGGGCTCGGACTGCGGCATCGTCAACGTGAACATCGGCACGTCGGGCGCGGAGATCGGTGGGGCCTTCGGTGGCGAGAAGGAGACCGGTGGCGGGCGGGAGTCGGGGTCGGACGCCTGGCGGGCCTACATGCGCCGGGCCACGAACACCGTCAACTACTCGGGCGAACTGCCGCTGGCGCAGGGGGTGGACTTCAGCGTCTAA
- a CDS encoding sensor domain-containing diguanylate cyclase, whose translation MPTLAVRSLTLIATALVAAVLGWAGLDPLYDPEAGEPVWWPLSGFGAVLLVFGSRSLWPWMVGGLAAGATPVVLLYELNTVNVAGLVAGLCETLMIALLLRRARPRSAQDESLMDTVRVLACVLAGSAVASVVFAVIGSSGDRTIMSLWSEFARNHLLGLMVVSPCLAVSVSREELLVLLRNRRANLEWLAQIAVTAAAAALVFLTHQHLVGATILVLPLLWCSLRLGPLRTMAALVLVVTTAGIGTGHGPAQIAARESGTEGFMALQLSLGVLCLTAMVTSMAARLRERTMQLVHERTGDLNKAEQIAGIGSARWNPITGRTTWSEGLHLLLGTDPQQVRPSPEEYLTHIHPDDLERVTVDVGELAQRGEATTLEYRIVRTDREVRDVVLRSLAERRPGGNVSDVFTIVQDVTQARAADAALKRVHDELTAVLNAVTGTAIMGTSGPHGIISFFNVGAENLFGYRADEVIGTMDAWGVHAPGDLDRRDGTGADQRELIMEALARDGTYSGQHTFLRQDGSTFPGHLTITVQRLSDGTPRGFIGAITDLTSVLNARENLAESENRFRLAFDTSPMGMAIVSLSAADPGRFLRVNEALCEFAGVSAEYLLASGIGDFLRDDEHWEESMANLTDMMTGRRDTLVVERRLRRPAGGHHWGRLSVSAVRPDGDRDAYLIVLVEDITARMELTEQLQHEAAHDSLTGLPNRLHLHRQLDRELRERRTGYVAMLYLDLDGFKAVNDSQGHGAGDELLMQVADRIAASVRSSDVVARLGGDEFAVLCAGVPDIETAMRIGRSVLAAISREFDLSETRARVGASIGVAVAVDGDTGPELLHAADQAMYEAKRAGKGTVLFNERAR comes from the coding sequence GTGCCGACGCTGGCCGTTCGTTCCCTGACGCTGATCGCGACCGCCCTGGTGGCCGCGGTGCTGGGCTGGGCCGGGCTCGACCCGCTGTACGACCCGGAGGCGGGCGAACCGGTCTGGTGGCCCCTGTCCGGCTTCGGCGCGGTGCTGCTGGTCTTCGGCTCCCGCTCGCTGTGGCCCTGGATGGTGGGAGGTCTCGCGGCCGGTGCGACGCCGGTCGTGCTGCTCTACGAGCTGAACACGGTCAATGTCGCCGGGCTGGTCGCGGGTCTGTGCGAGACCCTGATGATCGCCCTGCTGCTGCGCCGTGCCCGTCCCCGCAGCGCCCAGGACGAGTCGCTGATGGACACGGTGCGCGTGCTCGCCTGCGTGCTCGCCGGAAGTGCCGTCGCCTCGGTGGTGTTCGCCGTGATCGGGTCGAGCGGCGACCGCACGATCATGAGCCTGTGGTCCGAGTTCGCCCGCAATCACCTGCTCGGCCTGATGGTCGTCTCACCCTGTCTGGCGGTGAGCGTCAGCCGCGAGGAACTGCTCGTGCTGCTGCGCAACCGGCGGGCGAATCTGGAATGGCTGGCCCAGATCGCGGTGACGGCGGCCGCCGCGGCTCTGGTCTTCCTCACCCATCAGCACCTGGTCGGCGCGACGATCCTGGTGCTCCCGCTGCTCTGGTGCTCGCTGCGCCTCGGGCCCTTGCGGACGATGGCAGCTCTGGTGCTGGTCGTCACGACGGCCGGGATCGGTACGGGTCACGGACCGGCGCAGATCGCGGCGCGGGAATCGGGGACGGAGGGGTTCATGGCCCTTCAGCTGTCGCTGGGGGTGCTGTGCCTGACCGCGATGGTGACCTCCATGGCCGCGCGTCTGCGGGAACGGACCATGCAGCTGGTGCACGAGCGCACGGGCGACCTGAACAAGGCCGAGCAGATCGCGGGGATCGGCTCGGCCCGCTGGAACCCCATCACCGGCCGCACCACCTGGAGCGAGGGACTGCACCTGCTGCTCGGCACCGATCCGCAACAGGTGCGGCCGAGCCCCGAGGAGTACCTGACCCACATTCATCCCGACGACCTCGAGCGGGTCACCGTCGACGTCGGGGAACTGGCGCAACGGGGCGAGGCCACGACGCTGGAGTACCGGATCGTGCGGACCGACCGCGAGGTGCGCGACGTGGTGCTGCGCTCGCTGGCCGAACGCCGGCCCGGCGGCAACGTGAGTGACGTGTTCACCATCGTCCAGGACGTCACCCAGGCCCGGGCGGCCGACGCCGCGCTGAAACGGGTGCACGACGAACTGACCGCGGTGCTGAACGCGGTCACCGGCACGGCGATCATGGGGACGAGTGGCCCGCACGGCATCATCTCGTTCTTCAACGTCGGTGCGGAGAACCTGTTCGGCTACCGCGCGGACGAGGTGATCGGGACGATGGACGCCTGGGGAGTGCACGCCCCGGGAGACCTGGATCGCCGGGACGGAACCGGTGCCGATCAGCGGGAGCTGATCATGGAGGCGCTCGCGCGGGACGGTACCTACAGCGGGCAGCACACCTTCCTGCGCCAGGACGGATCCACTTTCCCCGGTCATCTCACCATCACCGTCCAGCGTCTGTCCGACGGCACGCCCAGGGGTTTCATCGGTGCGATCACCGACCTGACCTCGGTGCTGAACGCCCGGGAGAACCTGGCCGAGAGCGAGAACCGGTTCCGGCTGGCCTTCGACACCTCCCCGATGGGCATGGCGATCGTCTCGCTGTCGGCCGCCGATCCCGGTCGCTTCCTGCGGGTCAACGAGGCCCTGTGCGAATTCGCCGGGGTGAGCGCGGAGTACCTGCTCGCGTCCGGCATTGGCGACTTCCTGCGGGACGACGAGCACTGGGAGGAGTCGATGGCGAACCTGACCGACATGATGACCGGTCGTCGCGACACCCTGGTCGTCGAGCGCCGCCTGCGCCGCCCGGCCGGTGGCCATCACTGGGGCCGGCTCTCGGTGTCGGCCGTGCGCCCCGACGGTGACCGCGACGCGTACCTGATCGTGCTGGTCGAAGACATCACCGCCCGGATGGAACTCACCGAGCAGCTCCAGCACGAGGCCGCCCACGACTCCCTGACCGGCCTGCCGAACCGCCTGCACCTGCATCGTCAGCTGGACCGGGAACTGCGCGAGCGGCGCACGGGCTACGTGGCGATGCTCTACCTGGACCTGGACGGGTTCAAGGCGGTGAACGATTCCCAGGGCCACGGGGCCGGTGACGAACTGCTGATGCAGGTGGCCGATCGGATCGCGGCCTCGGTGCGTTCGAGCGACGTGGTGGCGCGGCTGGGTGGTGACGAGTTCGCCGTGCTCTGCGCGGGCGTGCCCGACATCGAGACCGCCATGCGCATCGGCCGCAGCGTGCTCGCCGCCATCTCCCGCGAGTTCGACCTCAGCGAGACCCGGGCCCGCGTCGGCGCGAGTATCGGGGTGGCCGTCGCCGTCGACGGGGACACCGGCCCCGAACTGCTGCATGCCGCCGACCAGGCGATGTACGAGGCCAAGCGGGCCGGTAAGGGAACGGTGCTGTTCAACGAGCGGGCCCGGTGA
- a CDS encoding isocitrate lyase/phosphoenolpyruvate mutase family protein, whose amino-acid sequence MKDSLAARAETLGTLHARRPLVLPTVWDVWSARTAVAAGFEALTIGSHPLADSRGAADQEGQTFAEVIDAVRPIIAAVEVPVSVDLESGYGQSPEALIEGLLDAGGVGLNVEDTVHSEGGRVRTTQEHADYIAGLRAAADKAGVSVWINGRTDLFAHATDHAAVADEAIVRMKALVEAGADSVYPVKIQDNDELLTAVVQAISVPVNSTAHPVKHDLARFARLGVGRITYGPLLQSALTDSMTAMIGPWRG is encoded by the coding sequence ATGAAGGACTCACTTGCCGCCCGCGCCGAGACGCTGGGCACCCTGCACGCCCGTCGCCCCCTGGTACTGCCCACCGTGTGGGACGTCTGGTCGGCCCGCACCGCGGTGGCCGCCGGCTTCGAGGCGCTCACCATCGGCAGCCATCCCCTGGCCGACTCCCGCGGCGCGGCCGACCAGGAGGGGCAGACCTTCGCCGAGGTCATCGACGCGGTCCGCCCGATCATCGCCGCCGTCGAGGTACCGGTCTCGGTCGACCTGGAGTCCGGCTACGGCCAGAGCCCCGAAGCTCTCATCGAGGGCCTGCTCGACGCCGGGGGAGTGGGCCTGAACGTCGAGGACACCGTGCATTCCGAGGGTGGGCGCGTGCGCACCACCCAGGAGCACGCCGACTACATCGCCGGCCTGCGCGCGGCCGCCGACAAGGCCGGCGTCAGCGTGTGGATCAACGGCCGCACCGACCTGTTCGCCCACGCCACCGACCACGCCGCGGTGGCCGACGAGGCGATCGTGCGCATGAAGGCGCTCGTCGAGGCCGGTGCCGACAGCGTCTACCCGGTGAAGATCCAGGACAACGACGAGCTGCTCACCGCTGTCGTGCAGGCCATTTCGGTGCCGGTCAACTCCACGGCCCACCCGGTCAAGCATGACCTGGCCCGCTTCGCCCGCCTGGGCGTCGGGCGCATCACCTACGGCCCGCTGCTGCAGTCGGCCCTGACCGACTCGATGACGGCCATGATCGGCCCCTGGCGAGGCTGA